In Acinetobacter sp. TGL-Y2, a genomic segment contains:
- a CDS encoding matrixin family metalloprotease, which produces MRFLLLCALVIVLIFFASQRMFNPQLNHNAVTDRLQHPLDTRLRYRIGNVDPRFNISPEQLQNLAQQATDIWFLGTQKQFFVYDPNARLSINLIYDQRQADTEARNTQITHIEQHRTYTDNERHKLNQLESDLNVYKQQIDQLKINYQDKLNHYNQQVEKFNQSQQPRSQANLGHLNFQKQQLQYDQQQLEQQIEGFNQKVAVLNTQVDNVNQMNQQFNQSVDEFNHRFQPRLFDKGLFNGLEINIYEFQSDDDLRLTLAHEFGHALGLNHSAEPHSLMYPVLEQQDFKNFSLTTADLALLENRP; this is translated from the coding sequence ATGCGATTTCTGCTTCTATGTGCACTTGTGATCGTTTTGATTTTTTTCGCCTCTCAGCGGATGTTCAATCCTCAGTTGAATCACAACGCTGTGACCGATCGTTTACAGCATCCTTTAGATACACGTTTGCGTTATAGAATTGGTAATGTAGATCCCCGCTTTAATATTTCTCCTGAACAGCTTCAAAATTTAGCTCAGCAAGCCACTGACATTTGGTTTTTGGGTACGCAAAAGCAGTTTTTTGTTTATGACCCCAATGCTCGGCTGAGTATTAATTTGATTTATGACCAAAGACAAGCGGATACAGAAGCCAGAAATACTCAAATCACCCATATAGAGCAACATCGTACTTATACAGACAACGAACGACACAAGCTAAATCAGCTCGAATCTGACTTAAATGTCTATAAACAGCAGATTGACCAGCTCAAAATCAACTATCAAGATAAATTAAATCACTATAACCAGCAGGTTGAAAAGTTTAATCAATCTCAGCAGCCACGCTCACAAGCAAACTTAGGCCATTTAAATTTTCAAAAACAACAATTGCAGTATGATCAGCAACAATTAGAACAGCAAATTGAAGGATTTAATCAGAAGGTCGCTGTGCTGAATACTCAAGTCGATAACGTCAATCAAATGAATCAACAATTCAATCAATCCGTCGATGAATTCAATCATCGTTTTCAACCCAGATTGTTCGATAAAGGTTTATTTAATGGTCTTGAAATTAATATTTACGAATTCCAATCAGACGATGATTTGAGATTAACGCTGGCTCATGAGTTTGGACATGCCTTAGGACTCAATCACAGTGCAGAACCTCACTCTTTAATGTATCCCGTGCTTGAACAGCAGGATTTCAAAAACTTTAGCTTAACCACAGCAGATTTAGCCTTGCTTGAAAATAGACCTTAA
- a CDS encoding lytic murein transglycosylase, translating into MHRLSVVLGSLFLAVTHAQAELIIHNQRTATSTSSPTISTSSPAISSAPVAPQQFNPQNNFQACISNLRSQAISAGVSASTYDRYTQNLTPDYSVIEKLNYQPEFSTPIWDYLSGLVDDERVAAGKQKLAQHHDVLSRASSVYGVPVETIVAVWGVESNFGDISGKYPLLQALGTLSCEGRRQSYFRGEFFATMRILQRGDLTEDQLKGSWAGAFGHTQFMPSTYEELAVDFDGDGRRDLVSSTSDALASTANFLKKRGWQTGQPWGFEVNVPVGTSISGEGRRNKKSLASWVNRGLTRADGAPLIQGNLSESSQAGLMSPAGINGPTFLVFKNFDAIYSYNAAESYALAIAHLSDRMQGKPVLSKAWPTDDAGTSRAERREIQQFLINRGYDIGAVDGLIGDKTRQAIQREQTRLGLSPTGRAGQNILRAFRNENAKLMLQQ; encoded by the coding sequence ATGCATCGTTTATCGGTTGTTCTCGGTTCGTTATTTTTGGCGGTGACTCATGCTCAGGCTGAGCTTATTATTCATAATCAGCGTACGGCCACATCGACTTCAAGTCCTACGATTTCGACTTCAAGCCCAGCAATTTCATCTGCGCCAGTCGCGCCACAACAGTTCAATCCTCAAAATAATTTTCAAGCCTGTATTTCAAATTTACGTTCGCAAGCGATTTCTGCAGGTGTTAGTGCTTCAACCTATGATCGTTATACTCAAAACTTGACGCCGGATTATTCAGTGATTGAAAAGTTGAACTATCAACCTGAGTTCTCAACACCGATTTGGGATTATTTGTCGGGCCTTGTCGATGACGAACGCGTGGCTGCTGGAAAACAAAAGCTTGCGCAACATCATGATGTACTCAGTCGTGCATCGAGTGTCTATGGTGTGCCAGTTGAGACCATCGTTGCAGTTTGGGGGGTAGAAAGTAATTTTGGTGATATCTCAGGCAAATATCCACTATTGCAAGCTTTAGGTACCTTGAGCTGTGAAGGGCGTCGTCAAAGTTATTTCAGAGGTGAGTTTTTTGCCACCATGCGTATTTTACAGCGTGGCGACTTAACTGAAGATCAATTAAAAGGCTCGTGGGCGGGTGCGTTTGGTCATACTCAATTTATGCCAAGCACCTATGAAGAGCTTGCAGTGGATTTCGATGGTGATGGTCGTCGTGATTTGGTCTCAAGTACATCAGATGCTTTGGCGTCAACAGCAAATTTCTTGAAGAAACGCGGCTGGCAGACTGGGCAGCCTTGGGGCTTTGAAGTGAATGTACCTGTGGGTACTTCAATTTCAGGTGAAGGTCGTCGCAATAAGAAATCTTTAGCTTCTTGGGTGAATCGTGGTTTAACACGTGCAGATGGGGCACCCTTAATTCAAGGCAATTTATCTGAAAGCTCGCAAGCGGGTCTGATGTCTCCAGCAGGGATTAATGGTCCAACCTTTTTGGTCTTTAAAAATTTCGATGCTATATATAGTTATAATGCAGCAGAAAGTTATGCATTGGCGATTGCGCATTTGTCAGATCGAATGCAGGGTAAACCTGTGTTGAGTAAAGCATGGCCAACCGATGATGCAGGCACATCACGGGCAGAGCGTCGTGAAATTCAACAGTTCCTGATTAACCGTGGCTATGACATTGGGGCTGTGGATGGTTTGATTGGTGACAAAACCCGTCAAGCGATTCAGCGTGAACAAACCCGTTTGGGCTTAAGTCCAACAGGTCGTGCTGGGCAAAATATCTTGCGTGCATTTAGAAATGAAAATGCCAAACTGATGTTGCAGCAATAA